A stretch of Streptomyces vietnamensis DNA encodes these proteins:
- a CDS encoding pentapeptide repeat-containing protein codes for MATSRKKKVAGARRPEVRLPPLEAYGGGLDPDGDYDGLELAGLDLAGQSGEGARFLDCALRECGLDGVRLTGARFLDSVLTGVRGVGTELAGAQLRDVEVVEARLGGTQLHGAVLERVVVRGGKIDYLNLRAAKLKDVVFESCVLSEPDFGSAVLERVEFTDCVLTGVDFTGARLVDVDLRGVQRLEIGGGVESLSGAVISPMQLLDLAPVLAARLGVRVEE; via the coding sequence ATGGCGACGAGTCGGAAGAAGAAGGTGGCGGGGGCGCGGCGGCCGGAGGTGCGGTTGCCCCCGCTGGAGGCGTACGGGGGCGGGCTCGACCCCGACGGGGACTACGACGGCCTCGAACTGGCCGGGCTCGACCTGGCGGGCCAGTCCGGCGAAGGGGCCCGGTTCCTGGACTGCGCGCTGCGCGAGTGCGGGCTCGACGGGGTGCGGCTCACGGGGGCGCGGTTCCTCGACTCGGTGCTGACGGGGGTACGGGGCGTGGGCACGGAGCTGGCCGGGGCACAGCTGCGGGATGTGGAGGTCGTGGAGGCGCGGCTCGGCGGGACGCAGCTGCACGGGGCGGTGCTGGAGAGAGTCGTCGTGCGGGGCGGCAAGATCGACTACCTGAACCTGCGGGCGGCGAAGCTGAAGGACGTCGTCTTCGAGAGCTGCGTCCTGAGCGAGCCGGACTTCGGGAGCGCGGTCCTGGAACGGGTCGAGTTCACGGACTGCGTGCTCACGGGGGTGGACTTCACGGGGGCGCGGCTCGTGGACGTGGACCTGCGGGGGGTGCAGCGGCTGGAGATCGGGGGCGGGGTGGAGTCGCTGTCGGGCGCGGTGATCTCCCCGATGCAGCTCCTGGACTTGGCGCCGGTGCTGGCGGCGCGGCTGGGGGTGCGGGTGGAGGAGTGA
- a CDS encoding response regulator: protein MIRVLLVDDQPLVRAGLRVLMADTPDLEVAGEAGAGTEAVALARDLRPDVVVMDVRMPGMDGIEATRLVTAGPDAPRVLVLTTFDDDEYVYGALRSGASGFLVKDMALDDILAAIRVVASGDALIAPGVTRRLIEEFAARPEPALRPARGLDGVTEREREVLTLVGRGLSNGEIAERLHISTATAKAHVARLFTKLDARDRVQLVIFAYEAGLVP from the coding sequence ATGATCCGCGTCCTCCTCGTGGACGACCAACCCCTCGTCCGGGCCGGGCTGCGCGTCCTGATGGCCGACACCCCCGACCTGGAGGTCGCGGGCGAGGCGGGCGCCGGCACGGAGGCGGTCGCCCTGGCCCGCGACCTCCGGCCGGACGTGGTGGTGATGGACGTCCGGATGCCCGGCATGGACGGCATCGAGGCCACCCGGCTCGTCACGGCGGGCCCCGACGCGCCCCGGGTCCTCGTCCTCACCACCTTCGACGACGACGAGTACGTGTACGGGGCGCTGCGCTCCGGCGCGAGCGGCTTCCTCGTCAAGGACATGGCCCTCGACGACATCCTCGCCGCGATCCGGGTGGTGGCCTCCGGCGACGCCCTGATCGCACCGGGGGTGACGCGCCGCCTGATCGAGGAGTTCGCGGCACGCCCGGAGCCGGCACTCCGCCCGGCGCGCGGCCTCGACGGGGTCACCGAACGCGAACGGGAGGTCCTCACCCTCGTCGGCCGGGGCCTGTCGAACGGCGAGATCGCGGAACGGCTCCACATCAGCACGGCGACGGCGAAGGCGCACGTGGCACGCCTCTTCACGAAGCTGGACGCGCGGGACAGGGTGCAGCTGGTGATCTTCGCGTACGAGGCGGGGTTGGTGCCGTGA
- a CDS encoding sensor histidine kinase — MPAATATATTTDRPSSGRVPTALAWGAAVAHPFLLLAAVRTGPYRSTELRLFLAAVAVGLTLPLARRNPLAALGLLLAGLFAAATTRPDAALLYLPVLAADAVVGRIAAARPLRVLLPTALGALAVQIAAATYTTSGQDVFVSTITALALALLTAGLLGRSVRERRGHAAELRAATAAEAVAAERLRIARELHDVVAHSIGVIAIQAGVGRRVIDTQPAEARNALATIETTSRETLAGLRRTLGALRGAAADGHPAPRDPAPGLAELERLAASTADAGVRVELRRLGNPDVSLPPEVDLAAYRIVQESLTNVVRHAAAPTCRVTVERRTDTLLVEIADEGRGAPGADLAGGYGLVGMRERAELLGGSLTAGPRPGGGFHVTALLPLPADTASTAAAAAAAAAAVAQEGTPA, encoded by the coding sequence ATGCCCGCCGCCACCGCCACCGCCACGACGACCGACCGCCCGTCCAGCGGGCGGGTGCCGACGGCCCTCGCCTGGGGCGCGGCCGTCGCCCACCCCTTCCTGCTCCTCGCCGCGGTACGGACCGGCCCGTACCGCTCCACCGAACTGCGGCTCTTCCTCGCCGCCGTCGCCGTGGGCCTCACCCTGCCCCTGGCGCGCCGCAACCCGCTCGCGGCCCTCGGGCTGCTGCTCGCGGGACTGTTCGCGGCGGCCACGACCCGCCCCGACGCCGCACTCCTCTACCTCCCGGTGCTCGCCGCCGACGCCGTCGTGGGCCGGATCGCCGCCGCGCGCCCGCTCCGGGTCCTGCTGCCCACCGCCCTCGGCGCGCTCGCCGTACAGATCGCGGCCGCGACCTACACGACCTCGGGCCAGGACGTCTTCGTCAGCACGATCACGGCCCTCGCGCTCGCCCTGCTCACCGCCGGGCTCCTCGGCCGGTCCGTACGCGAACGGCGCGGCCACGCGGCGGAGTTGCGTGCCGCGACCGCCGCCGAGGCCGTCGCCGCCGAACGGCTCAGGATCGCCCGAGAGCTGCACGACGTCGTCGCGCACAGCATCGGCGTCATCGCCATCCAGGCGGGCGTCGGCCGCCGGGTCATCGACACCCAGCCCGCCGAGGCCCGCAACGCGCTCGCCACCATCGAGACCACCAGCCGCGAGACCCTCGCCGGGCTGCGCCGCACCCTGGGCGCGCTGCGGGGCGCCGCCGCCGACGGCCACCCGGCACCGCGCGACCCGGCGCCGGGCCTCGCGGAGCTGGAACGGCTCGCCGCGTCGACGGCGGACGCGGGGGTGAGGGTCGAACTGCGGCGCCTCGGCAACCCCGACGTCTCACTCCCGCCGGAGGTCGACCTCGCCGCGTACCGGATCGTGCAGGAGTCCCTCACCAACGTCGTCCGGCACGCGGCGGCCCCCACCTGCCGGGTGACGGTGGAGCGGCGCACGGACACGCTGCTCGTCGAGATCGCCGACGAGGGCCGGGGCGCGCCGGGCGCGGACCTGGCGGGCGGGTACGGCCTGGTCGGGATGCGCGAGCGCGCCGAACTCCTCGGCGGCAGCCTCACGGCGGGGCCGCGCCCCGGAGGCGGCTTCCACGTGACGGCACTTCTGCCGCTGCCGGCCGACACCGCTAGCACCGCCGCCGCTGCTGCCGCTGCTGCCGCTGCCGTTGCCCAGGAAGGAACCCCCGCATGA
- a CDS encoding ABC transporter ATP-binding protein, which translates to MIEVHELTKHYGRRAGSRPAIRSRLRGRPAASRPAAARPAVDRLTFDVKPGRVTGFLGPNGAGKSTTLRLILGLNEPTSGTATVGGRRFRELPRGLRDVGALLDAHDVHGGRTAEAHLAALARTNGIPRRRVAEVLEEVGLAGASERRIGGYSLGMKQRLGIAAALLGDPPVLLFDEPVNGLDPEGVLWARGLFRRLAAEGRTVFVSSHLMSEMEHTADDLVVIGRGRLIAAESVTDFAARGTRRSVTVRPADPGLADVLRAEGATVRTEGEELVVTGIDADRIGLLAFRHGVPLAGLTAHASSLEEAFMELTADSVEYR; encoded by the coding sequence ATGATCGAAGTCCACGAACTGACCAAGCACTACGGCCGCCGGGCTGGATCCCGTCCGGCGATCCGGTCCCGCCTCAGGGGCCGCCCTGCCGCCTCTCGCCCCGCCGCCGCCCGCCCCGCCGTCGACCGCCTCACCTTCGACGTGAAACCCGGCCGCGTCACCGGTTTCCTCGGGCCCAACGGCGCCGGGAAGTCGACGACCCTGCGCCTGATCCTGGGGCTCAACGAGCCGACGTCCGGGACCGCCACCGTCGGCGGGCGGCGGTTCCGGGAGTTGCCGCGCGGGCTGCGGGACGTCGGGGCGCTGCTCGACGCGCACGACGTGCACGGCGGCCGGACCGCCGAGGCCCATCTCGCGGCGCTCGCCCGCACCAACGGCATCCCCCGCCGCCGCGTCGCCGAGGTCCTGGAGGAGGTCGGCCTCGCGGGAGCCTCCGAACGCCGGATCGGCGGCTACTCGCTCGGCATGAAACAACGCCTCGGGATCGCCGCCGCGCTGCTCGGCGACCCTCCCGTGCTGCTCTTCGACGAGCCGGTCAACGGCCTCGACCCGGAGGGCGTGTTGTGGGCGCGGGGACTGTTCCGGCGGCTCGCCGCCGAGGGCCGCACGGTGTTCGTCTCCAGCCATCTGATGAGCGAGATGGAGCACACCGCCGACGACCTCGTCGTCATCGGGCGCGGCCGGCTCATCGCGGCCGAGAGCGTGACGGACTTCGCCGCGCGCGGCACCCGCCGCAGCGTGACGGTACGGCCGGCCGACCCGGGCCTCGCCGACGTACTGAGGGCCGAGGGCGCCACCGTACGGACGGAGGGGGAGGAGCTCGTCGTCACCGGCATCGACGCGGACCGCATCGGCCTCCTCGCCTTCCGGCACGGCGTCCCGCTCGCCGGACTGACCGCGCACGCCTCCTCCCTCGAAGAGGCGTTCATGGAGCTCACCGCCGACAGTGTGGAGTACCGCTGA
- a CDS encoding ABC transporter permease subunit, producing MPAAAARFRDLLAAEWIKLWSLRSTPWAFAVGAVAALGVNLNATLADYRNYPNYPDGIKELFVPIWAMRDAFTLGGAMVFILATGSIGALMIVGEYGTGQIRTTFAAVPARRAVVAAKTLVLAAVMLVYGALVAGVSFAATQAVLDGRGVGMGLGDEGVARAVAASALLAPVCALAGFGLGALLRHTATTIVSLTGVLLLLPALMDERNRWGATFLHALPQGAWKRLTEVGVSPVPVEYPWTAGGAWTVYAAWAAGAVAVAFVAVHRRDV from the coding sequence ATGCCTGCCGCCGCCGCCCGTTTCCGTGACCTCCTCGCCGCCGAGTGGATCAAGCTGTGGTCCCTCCGCTCCACCCCGTGGGCCTTCGCCGTCGGCGCGGTCGCCGCCCTCGGCGTCAACCTCAACGCGACCCTCGCCGACTACCGCAACTATCCGAACTACCCGGACGGCATCAAGGAACTCTTCGTGCCGATCTGGGCGATGCGCGACGCGTTCACGCTCGGCGGGGCCATGGTGTTCATCCTCGCGACCGGTTCCATCGGCGCGCTGATGATCGTCGGCGAGTACGGCACGGGCCAGATCCGTACGACCTTCGCGGCCGTCCCGGCCCGCCGCGCCGTCGTCGCCGCGAAGACGCTCGTCCTCGCCGCCGTGATGCTCGTGTACGGCGCGTTGGTCGCCGGGGTGTCGTTCGCCGCCACGCAGGCCGTGCTCGACGGGCGGGGCGTCGGCATGGGGCTCGGCGACGAGGGCGTGGCGCGGGCCGTCGCCGCGTCGGCGCTCCTCGCGCCGGTGTGCGCGCTCGCCGGCTTCGGGCTCGGGGCGCTGCTCCGGCACACGGCGACGACGATCGTCTCCCTGACGGGCGTACTGCTCCTGCTGCCGGCCCTGATGGACGAGCGGAACCGCTGGGGTGCGACGTTTCTGCACGCGCTTCCGCAGGGCGCGTGGAAGCGGCTCACGGAGGTGGGGGTGTCGCCGGTGCCGGTGGAGTACCCGTGGACGGCGGGCGGGGCGTGGACGGTGTACGCGGCCTGGGCGGCGGGCGCGGTGGCGGTGGCTTTCGTGGCGGTCCACCGCCGGGACGTCTGA
- a CDS encoding FAD-dependent monooxygenase — translation MKLAIVGGGPAGLYLSILLKRQDPSHDIAVYERNPEGSTYGWGVTYWAGLLDKLRAGDPESAAAVAEASVTWTDGVAIVRDERTVHRGDAGFGIGRRRMLALLADRAEELGVRVEFEHDIPGPDAPELAGADLVVAADGVNSALREAHADHFGSEVTSGRNHYIWLGTTKVFDSFSFAFKETEHGWIWCYAYGFSGERSTCVVECSPETFTGLGLDTLGEADSLNLLEKLFHDLLDGHELIGRERADGAAQWLTFRTLTNRVWHRGNLVLLGDAAHTTHYSIGAGTTLALEDALALADALRAPGDLDAALTAYGKRRRAELVSAQSAARYSAQWYENLPRYMNLEPAKMFALLGQRHSPLLPHVPPQLYYRIDRAAEQLEALRRLKRWLGPRVARAVHGRR, via the coding sequence GTGAAGCTCGCGATCGTCGGCGGTGGACCCGCCGGCCTCTACCTCTCGATCCTGCTGAAGCGACAGGATCCGTCCCACGACATCGCCGTGTACGAGCGGAACCCCGAGGGATCCACGTACGGCTGGGGCGTGACGTACTGGGCGGGGCTGCTCGACAAGCTGCGCGCGGGCGACCCCGAGTCCGCGGCCGCCGTCGCCGAGGCCTCCGTGACCTGGACCGACGGGGTCGCCATCGTCCGTGACGAGCGGACCGTCCACCGCGGCGACGCGGGCTTCGGCATCGGACGGCGGCGGATGCTGGCACTGCTCGCCGACCGGGCCGAGGAGCTGGGCGTACGGGTCGAGTTCGAGCACGACATCCCCGGCCCCGACGCGCCCGAACTGGCCGGCGCGGACCTGGTCGTCGCCGCCGACGGCGTCAACAGCGCCCTCCGCGAGGCCCACGCGGACCACTTCGGCAGCGAGGTCACCAGCGGCCGCAACCACTACATCTGGCTCGGCACCACCAAGGTCTTCGACTCGTTCAGCTTCGCCTTCAAGGAGACCGAGCACGGCTGGATCTGGTGCTACGCCTACGGGTTCAGCGGCGAACGGTCCACCTGCGTCGTCGAGTGCTCCCCGGAGACCTTCACCGGCCTCGGCCTCGACACGCTCGGCGAGGCCGACAGCCTCAACCTCCTCGAGAAGCTCTTCCACGACCTCCTCGACGGGCACGAGCTGATCGGCCGCGAGCGCGCCGACGGCGCCGCCCAGTGGCTGACCTTCCGCACCCTCACCAACCGGGTCTGGCACCGCGGGAACCTCGTCCTCCTCGGCGACGCCGCCCACACCACGCACTACTCGATCGGCGCGGGCACCACCCTGGCCCTGGAGGACGCGCTCGCCCTCGCGGACGCCCTGCGCGCCCCCGGCGACCTGGACGCCGCCCTCACCGCGTACGGGAAGCGGCGGCGCGCCGAGCTGGTCTCGGCGCAGAGCGCGGCCCGCTACAGCGCCCAGTGGTACGAGAACCTGCCGCGCTACATGAACCTGGAGCCGGCCAAGATGTTCGCGCTCCTCGGCCAGCGCCACTCGCCGCTGCTCCCGCACGTCCCGCCGCAGCTGTACTACCGGATCGACCGGGCCGCCGAGCAGCTGGAGGCGCTGCGGCGGCTGAAGCGCTGGCTCGGGCCGCGGGTGGCACGGGCGGTGCACGGCCGGCGCTGA